In Pan troglodytes isolate AG18354 chromosome 21, NHGRI_mPanTro3-v2.0_pri, whole genome shotgun sequence, one genomic interval encodes:
- the LOC100612351 gene encoding LOW QUALITY PROTEIN: unconventional myosin-Vb-like (The sequence of the model RefSeq protein was modified relative to this genomic sequence to represent the inferred CDS: substituted 1 base at 1 genomic stop codon) — MTEALKATEDLHEEAAPALAQSERKRHEFNRQVTVQWKEKDFQGMLECHKEGEALLILNLVTDLKPHMLLDTVPCLPAYILYMCIWLADHTNDDLKLHSLMTSTTNGTKKVLKKHSDDFEMTSFLLSNTCHLLHCLKPYSGDEGFMTQNTAKHNEHCLKNFDLTEYCQVLSDLSIAIYQQLFKIAEGVLQLMIVSAMLENESIQGLSGVKPTGSQKHSSSMGDGDNSYHLEAIIRQMNAFHTVMCDQGLDPEIILQVFKQLFYMINAVTLNNLLLRKDARSWSTGMQLRYNISQLEEWLWGRNLHQSGVVQTMEPLIQAAQLLQLKKKTQEDAEAICSLCTSLSTQQIVKILKLXPPLNEFEEKVTVAFIQTIQAQLQEQNDPQQLLLDVKHMFPVLFPFYPSSLTMESIPACLNLEFLNEVDACLV; from the exons ATGACG GAAGCTCTAAAAGCAACTGAAGATTTACATGAAGAAGCTGCCCCGGCGTTGGCCCAGAGTGAGAGGAAGCGCCATGAGTTCAACAGGCAGGTCACAGTTCAGTGGAAAGAAAAGGATTTCCAAGGCATGTTGGAGTGCCACAAAGAGGGCGAGGCCCTCCTCATCCTCAACCTGGTGACAGACTTGAAGCCCCATATGCTGTTGGACACAGTGCCTTGTCTCCCCGCCTACATCCTCTACATGTGCATCTGGCTCGCGGACCACACCAACGATGATCTCAAGTTGCACTCCCTGATGACCTCCACCACCAACGGCACTAAGAAAGTCCTGAAGAAGCACAGTGATGACTTTGAGATGACGTCATTCTTGTTATCCAACACCTGCCACCTTCTTCACTGTCTGAAGCCGTACAGCGGGGATGAGGGCTTCATGACTCAGAATACTGCAAAGCACAACGAACACTGCCTTAAGAACTTTGACCTCACCGAATACTGTCAGGTACTGAGTGACCTTTCCATTGCGATCTACCAGCAGCTCTTTAAAATTGCCGAGGGTGTGTTACAGCTGATGATAGTTTCTGCCATGTTGGAAAATGAGAGCATTCAGGGTCTATCTGGTGTGAAGCCCACTGGCTCCCAGAAGCACTCCTCCAGCATGGGAGATGGGGATAACTCATACCATCTGGAAGCTATCATCCGCCAGATGAATGCCTTTCATACAGTCATGTGTGACCAGGGCTTGGACCCTGAGATCATCCTGCAGGTATTCAAACAGCTCTTCTACATGATCAACGCAGTGACTCTTAACAACCTGCTCCTGCGGAAGGACGCCCGCTCTTGGAGCACAGGCATGCAACTCAGGTACAATATAAGTCAGCTTGAGGAGTGGCTTTGGGGAAGAAACCTTCACCAGAGTGGAGTAGTTCAGACCATGGAACCTCTGATCCAAGCAGCCCAGCTCCTgcaattaaagaagaaaacccaggaggATGCAGAGGCCATCTGCTCCCTGTGTACCTCTCTCAGCACCCAGCAGATTGTCAAAATTTTAAAGCTTTAGCCTCCCCTGAATGAATTTGAAGAAAAGGTAACAGTGGCCTTTATACAAACGATCCAGGCACAACTACAAGAGCAGAATGACCCTCAGCAACTGCTATTAGATGTCAAGCACATGTTtcctgttttgtttccattttatccaTCTTCCCTAACCATGGAGTCAATCCCAGCATGTCTCAATCTGGAGTTCCTCAATGAAGTAGATGCATGTTTAGTCTGA